In one Thermaerobacter sp. PB12/4term genomic region, the following are encoded:
- a CDS encoding Mrp/NBP35 family ATP-binding protein, protein MSQVTREQVLSALAQVKDPELNRNLVELNMVRDLQIDGGRVEVEIALTVRGCPLRYEIKKDVEAKLQAIPGVTETVVHLGAMTDEERQQLIEKFRQPRQPKSRIMADDSQTVILAISSGKGGVGKSTVTANLAAALHALGYKVGVLDADIYGFSIPGMLGIEGRKPVAFNKAIVPIPAHGMQVMSMGFFVDADTPLIWRGPMLMGAVEQFLADVLWDDLDFFLIDLPPGTGDVPLSILQKLPRAQVVVVTTPQPASVTVAQRTGIMARKVQHEVLGVIENMSYLVCSNCGERHEIFGRGGGRQLAEKLDTQLLGQLPIQEELREAADAGKPVALYAPESHVAKAFLDLAGRIAQLTLPAERLAAASR, encoded by the coding sequence GTGTCCCAAGTGACGCGGGAACAGGTCCTCAGCGCCCTGGCGCAGGTCAAGGACCCCGAGCTGAACCGCAACCTGGTCGAACTGAACATGGTCCGCGACCTCCAGATCGACGGGGGCCGCGTGGAAGTGGAGATTGCCCTGACGGTGCGGGGCTGCCCGCTGCGGTACGAGATCAAGAAGGACGTGGAGGCCAAGCTCCAGGCCATCCCCGGGGTGACCGAGACGGTGGTCCACCTGGGGGCCATGACCGACGAGGAGCGGCAGCAGCTGATCGAGAAGTTCCGGCAGCCCCGCCAGCCCAAGTCGCGCATCATGGCCGACGACTCCCAGACGGTGATCCTGGCCATCTCCAGCGGCAAGGGCGGCGTGGGCAAGTCGACGGTGACGGCCAACCTGGCGGCCGCCCTCCACGCTTTGGGCTACAAGGTCGGCGTGCTGGATGCCGACATCTACGGCTTCAGCATTCCCGGCATGCTGGGCATCGAGGGGCGCAAGCCCGTGGCCTTCAACAAGGCCATCGTGCCGATCCCGGCCCACGGCATGCAGGTCATGTCCATGGGCTTCTTCGTCGACGCCGACACGCCCCTGATCTGGCGGGGACCCATGCTGATGGGCGCCGTCGAGCAGTTCCTGGCGGACGTGCTGTGGGACGATCTGGACTTCTTCCTGATCGACCTGCCGCCCGGTACCGGCGACGTGCCCCTGAGCATCCTGCAGAAGCTGCCGCGGGCCCAGGTGGTGGTGGTCACCACGCCGCAGCCCGCGTCGGTGACCGTGGCCCAGCGCACGGGGATCATGGCCCGCAAGGTGCAGCATGAGGTGCTGGGCGTCATCGAGAACATGTCCTACCTGGTCTGCTCGAACTGCGGCGAGCGCCACGAGATCTTCGGCCGGGGCGGCGGCCGGCAGCTGGCGGAGAAGCTGGACACGCAGTTGCTGGGCCAGCTGCCCATCCAGGAGGAGCTGCGGGAGGCCGCCGACGCCGGCAAGCCCGTGGCGCTGTACGCGCCGGAAAGCCACGTGGCGAAGGCGTTCCTCGACCTGGCCGGGCGCATCGCCCAGCTGACCCTGCCGGCCGAGCGGCTGGCGGCGGCGTCCCGGTAG
- a CDS encoding aspartate kinase, with the protein MSLWVWKFGGSSVAGPDRIRHVARRVAEARKEGHNLVVVVSAMGDTTDDLIALARQLHSEPPARELDALLATGEQASAALLAMALDALGVPARSFTGWQAGIQTEGAHGNARVRAIAAERLREALAAGFVPVVAGFQGLNAEGHVTTLGRGGSDTTAVALAAALEAERCEIFSDVEGVFTADPRVVPGARLLPVISYDEMMELARLGAQVLHHRAVTCAQRHGIVIHARSTFSDHPGTRVVPAGTVEPDRPVSGVTSDRHVARLALVSVPNVPGIAHRVFSALAEAGINVDMISQSVARNGHQDIAFTIADGHLPVARRVLEPLVRELPAQRLVVDDGIAKVSAVGAGMATQPGVAATMFGALAGAGINIEMISTSEISISCLVAREQVDEAVRAVHDAFDLGR; encoded by the coding sequence TTGTCCCTGTGGGTGTGGAAGTTCGGCGGCAGTTCTGTGGCGGGACCGGACCGCATCCGTCACGTAGCCCGGCGGGTGGCGGAGGCCCGCAAGGAAGGGCACAACCTGGTTGTCGTCGTCTCGGCCATGGGCGATACCACCGATGACCTGATCGCCCTGGCGCGGCAGCTCCATTCCGAACCTCCCGCGCGGGAGCTGGACGCCCTCCTGGCGACCGGCGAGCAGGCCAGCGCCGCCTTGCTGGCCATGGCCCTGGACGCTCTGGGTGTGCCGGCCCGTTCCTTTACCGGCTGGCAGGCGGGCATCCAGACCGAGGGTGCCCACGGCAACGCCCGGGTGCGGGCCATCGCCGCCGAGCGGCTGCGGGAGGCGCTGGCGGCCGGGTTCGTCCCCGTGGTGGCGGGCTTTCAGGGGCTCAACGCCGAGGGGCACGTGACCACGCTGGGACGCGGGGGATCCGACACCACCGCGGTCGCCCTGGCGGCGGCGCTGGAAGCCGAGCGCTGCGAGATCTTCAGCGACGTGGAAGGGGTCTTCACCGCCGACCCGCGGGTCGTGCCCGGCGCCCGGCTGCTACCCGTCATCTCGTACGACGAGATGATGGAGCTGGCTCGCCTGGGCGCTCAGGTGCTCCACCACCGGGCGGTGACCTGCGCCCAGCGCCACGGCATCGTGATCCATGCCCGCTCGACCTTCTCGGACCACCCGGGGACGCGGGTGGTGCCGGCGGGTACCGTCGAGCCCGACCGCCCGGTCAGCGGTGTCACCTCGGATCGCCACGTGGCGCGGCTGGCCCTGGTCTCGGTGCCCAACGTGCCGGGCATCGCCCACCGGGTGTTCAGTGCCCTGGCCGAGGCCGGGATCAACGTGGACATGATCAGCCAGTCGGTGGCGCGCAACGGCCACCAGGACATCGCCTTCACCATTGCCGACGGTCACCTGCCCGTGGCCCGCCGCGTGCTGGAACCGCTGGTGCGGGAGTTGCCGGCCCAGCGGCTGGTGGTTGACGACGGCATCGCCAAGGTGAGCGCCGTGGGGGCGGGCATGGCGACCCAACCCGGCGTGGCGGCCACCATGTTCGGCGCGCTGGCGGGGGCCGGGATCAACATCGAGATGATCAGCACCTCGGAGATCAGCATCTCCTGCCTGGTCGCCCGGGAACAGGTGGACGAGGCGGTGCGGGCGGTCCATGACGCCTTCGACCTCGGGCGCTGA
- a CDS encoding SpoVR family protein, with the protein MSSPGVTASGPGAEGLLPHLERIWAVARDLGFDPLPTHFEVVPAPVVYEVAAYGLPGRFTHWSHGKAYHLLKTRHDYGLHRIYELVINADPCQAFLLESNSLFENLFVAAHVAGHADFFHHNVFFRRAGREMAGLAAVHAERVRRYEYDHGVEAVERVLDAALALEPHTDPWLAEEQQVPPLRPGEPFEDVLLFIQHHAPHLEDWERDLLAMVRAERLYFWPQIRTKVMNEGWACIAHSRILRRLDLPDGDYTEFARLHAAIQASSPFAFNPYAVGYHTWERILATRGWDEARFILETEDDVAFLRNHLDRQVAEACDLYIYARQGDQWVIVEDDWARVRDLLVLSRVRGGFPLIAVVDGDYRGRGELLLRHIFDGRELDLDEARQALALVERLWRRPVHLETRAGGHDVVLSVPAGDKG; encoded by the coding sequence ATGAGCAGTCCCGGCGTCACCGCCTCGGGCCCCGGGGCCGAGGGGCTCCTGCCCCACCTGGAGCGGATCTGGGCCGTGGCCCGGGACCTGGGGTTCGACCCCCTGCCCACCCACTTCGAGGTGGTGCCGGCCCCCGTGGTCTACGAGGTGGCGGCCTACGGCCTGCCCGGCCGCTTCACCCACTGGAGCCACGGCAAGGCCTACCACTTGCTGAAGACCCGGCACGACTACGGTCTGCACCGCATCTACGAGCTGGTGATCAACGCCGACCCGTGCCAGGCGTTCCTCCTGGAGAGCAACAGCCTGTTCGAAAACCTGTTTGTGGCGGCCCACGTGGCCGGCCATGCCGACTTCTTCCACCACAACGTGTTCTTCCGCCGGGCGGGCCGCGAGATGGCGGGCCTGGCGGCCGTTCACGCCGAGCGGGTGCGCCGCTACGAGTACGATCACGGGGTCGAGGCGGTGGAGCGGGTGCTGGACGCCGCCCTGGCCCTGGAGCCCCACACTGACCCCTGGCTGGCGGAGGAGCAGCAGGTCCCGCCCCTCCGCCCCGGCGAGCCCTTTGAGGACGTGCTGCTGTTCATCCAGCACCACGCGCCCCACCTGGAGGACTGGGAGCGGGACCTGCTCGCTATGGTGCGGGCCGAGCGGCTCTACTTCTGGCCCCAGATCCGGACCAAGGTGATGAACGAGGGCTGGGCCTGCATCGCCCACAGCCGCATCCTGCGCCGGCTGGACCTGCCCGACGGGGACTACACCGAGTTCGCCCGGCTCCACGCGGCCATCCAGGCCTCGTCACCCTTCGCCTTCAACCCCTACGCCGTGGGCTACCACACCTGGGAGCGGATCCTGGCCACCCGGGGCTGGGACGAGGCCCGGTTCATCCTGGAAACCGAGGACGACGTGGCCTTCCTGCGCAACCACCTGGACCGCCAGGTGGCCGAAGCCTGCGACCTTTACATCTACGCCCGCCAGGGCGACCAGTGGGTGATCGTGGAGGACGACTGGGCCCGGGTGCGGGACCTCCTGGTCTTGAGCCGCGTCCGCGGCGGGTTCCCGCTGATCGCCGTGGTGGACGGCGACTACCGGGGCCGGGGTGAGCTGCTGCTGCGGCACATCTTCGACGGCCGCGAGCTGGACCTGGATGAGGCCCGGCAGGCGCTGGCCCTGGTGGAGCGCCTGTGGCGGCGCCCCGTCCACCTGGAGACCCGGGCCGGGGGGCACGACGTGGTCCTGTCGGTGCCCGCGGGAGACAAGGGGTGA
- the pyk gene encoding pyruvate kinase, which produces MEYRRTKIVCTLGPSTDDPQVLRRLLEAGMDVARINLSHGTATDHRRRVEMLRQMAAELGRHDVGILFDTRGPEVRVGPLPGGALELDGGQRVALAAAEHGEAPGGLEGTGSGGRAPAGCPVIPVSYSRVATSVGPGDRILLDDGNLVLTVEETDGVYVYCRVDAGGRLLQGKKATLPAESLDLPYLNEADRADVRLGIELGIDFIAASFVRSAADVHALRRVIEEAGGDQWVIAKIENRLGVERLDEILATADGIMVARGDLGVELPVEDIPLLQKQIIQAANRAGKPVITATQMLESMVHRPRPTRAESTDVANAILDGTDAVMLSAETAAGQYPVEAVEIMARIARRTEAALDYAQRLARTGQEEHRTVTDAVSYASCTAAEDLGAAAILTATQSGYTSRMISRHRPRQPIVAITPSQRVARKLSLIWGVRALVSAPQHDVDGLMEQAMRGAVEGGFVRPGDLVVITAGVPVGQPGTTNMLQVHTVGQAVLRGTGVGQGSHTGPVRIVRDPEAAGPFHGGEVLVALSTDRDFMPLIEKAGALITEEGGLTSHAAIVGLHRGIPTIVGAAGALERLQDGETVTVDARRGLVYRGWARVG; this is translated from the coding sequence GTGGAGTACCGTCGGACCAAGATCGTCTGTACCCTGGGCCCGTCCACCGATGATCCCCAGGTCCTGCGCCGCCTGCTGGAGGCCGGCATGGATGTGGCCCGGATCAACCTCTCCCACGGCACGGCGACCGACCACCGGCGGCGGGTGGAGATGCTGCGCCAGATGGCGGCCGAGCTGGGCCGCCACGACGTGGGCATCCTGTTCGACACCCGGGGACCGGAGGTGCGGGTCGGCCCGCTGCCGGGCGGCGCCCTGGAGCTGGACGGCGGCCAGCGGGTGGCCCTGGCCGCGGCGGAGCACGGAGAGGCGCCGGGCGGCTTGGAAGGCACCGGGTCCGGGGGGCGGGCGCCGGCCGGCTGCCCGGTGATCCCCGTCTCCTATAGCCGGGTGGCCACCAGTGTGGGACCCGGCGACCGGATCCTGCTGGACGACGGCAACCTGGTGCTGACCGTGGAAGAGACGGACGGCGTCTACGTGTACTGCCGGGTGGACGCCGGCGGCCGCCTGCTCCAGGGCAAGAAGGCCACCCTGCCGGCAGAGAGCCTGGATCTGCCCTACCTCAACGAAGCGGACCGGGCCGACGTGCGCCTGGGCATCGAGCTGGGCATCGACTTCATCGCCGCCTCCTTCGTGCGCTCCGCCGCCGACGTCCACGCCCTGCGGCGGGTGATCGAGGAAGCCGGAGGCGACCAGTGGGTCATCGCCAAGATCGAGAACCGCCTGGGCGTGGAGCGGCTGGACGAAATCCTGGCCACCGCCGACGGCATCATGGTGGCCCGGGGCGACCTGGGCGTCGAGCTGCCCGTCGAGGACATTCCCCTCCTGCAAAAGCAGATCATCCAGGCGGCCAACCGGGCGGGCAAGCCGGTGATCACAGCCACCCAGATGCTGGAGTCCATGGTCCACCGCCCGCGGCCCACCCGGGCCGAGAGCACCGATGTGGCCAATGCCATCCTGGACGGCACCGACGCCGTCATGCTGTCGGCGGAAACGGCGGCGGGGCAGTACCCTGTGGAAGCGGTGGAGATCATGGCCCGCATCGCCCGCCGCACGGAGGCCGCCCTGGACTATGCCCAGCGGCTGGCCCGGACCGGTCAGGAAGAACACCGCACGGTGACCGACGCCGTCAGCTACGCCTCCTGCACCGCCGCGGAAGACCTGGGGGCGGCGGCCATCCTGACCGCCACCCAGTCGGGCTACACGTCGCGGATGATCTCCCGCCACCGGCCGCGCCAGCCCATCGTGGCCATCACCCCCAGCCAGCGGGTGGCTCGCAAGCTCAGCCTGATCTGGGGCGTGCGGGCCCTGGTCTCCGCGCCCCAGCACGACGTGGACGGCCTGATGGAGCAAGCGATGCGGGGCGCGGTGGAGGGCGGGTTCGTCCGGCCGGGGGACCTGGTGGTGATCACCGCCGGGGTGCCCGTGGGCCAGCCGGGGACCACCAACATGCTGCAGGTCCACACCGTGGGCCAGGCGGTGCTGCGAGGAACCGGCGTCGGCCAGGGCAGCCATACGGGGCCCGTGCGCATCGTGCGCGACCCCGAGGCGGCGGGTCCCTTCCACGGCGGCGAGGTGCTGGTGGCCCTGAGCACCGACCGCGACTTCATGCCCCTGATCGAGAAGGCGGGGGCGCTCATCACCGAAGAGGGCGGGCTGACCTCCCATGCGGCCATCGTCGGCCTGCACCGGGGCATCCCCACCATCGTGGGGGCGGCGGGTGCCCTGGAACGCTTGCAGGACGGCGAGACGGTCACCGTGGATGCCCGGCGCGGCCTGGTCTACCGCGGTTGGGCCCGGGTCGGCTGA
- a CDS encoding 8-oxo-dGTP diphosphatase, whose translation MTTTAPKPRHVFEVFTLGFLVRQGRVLLLERRKPPNAGRWNAPGGKLEAGEDPIQGIVREFAEETGLVLQDPSLRAILCFHELDGAWPPQMIYTFLAHTAAGELLASEEGRLAWWPVEQVLEDPRVVGNIPLFLPRMLAPEPPFVFIAAYRGDRLEHHRVAPLLSLPAAAPLDGRPGHRP comes from the coding sequence ATGACCACGACGGCACCGAAACCGCGCCACGTCTTCGAGGTCTTCACCCTGGGCTTTCTGGTCCGCCAGGGCCGCGTGCTCCTGCTGGAGCGCCGCAAGCCGCCCAACGCGGGGCGCTGGAACGCGCCGGGCGGCAAGCTGGAGGCCGGGGAGGACCCCATCCAGGGTATCGTCCGGGAGTTTGCCGAGGAAACGGGGCTCGTCCTCCAGGATCCTTCCCTGCGGGCGATCCTGTGTTTCCACGAGCTGGACGGGGCCTGGCCGCCCCAGATGATCTACACCTTCCTCGCCCATACCGCCGCGGGCGAGCTGCTGGCCTCGGAGGAAGGGCGCCTGGCCTGGTGGCCGGTGGAGCAGGTGCTGGAGGACCCGCGGGTGGTGGGCAACATCCCCCTGTTCCTACCGCGGATGCTGGCCCCCGAGCCGCCCTTCGTGTTCATCGCCGCTTACCGCGGCGACAGGCTGGAGCACCACCGGGTCGCTCCCTTGCTCAGTCTCCCGGCGGCCGCGCCGCTGGACGGCAGGCCCGGCCACCGGCCGTGA
- a CDS encoding PrkA family serine protein kinase, whose protein sequence is MGTNLHELLRRHREEEARLRWEGTFAEYLEIVRRRPEVARLSHARLFDMLRAAGVTEAEEGGDGERRPRQIHFFDGQLFGLEEPLNQLYDYLESAARRLEVRKRILLLMGPVGGGKSTIVTLLKRGLERYTRTEEGAVYALKGCPMHEEPLHLIPESLRPQVSQELGVHIEGSLCPVCRYRLEEEYGGDIARFPVERIVFSEAGRVGIGTFTPSDEKSQDIAELVGSIDLSTVGEYGTESHPLAYRFDGELNVANRGLMEFVELLKAQTEFLYALLTLSQEQSIKTGRFAMIYADEVVIGHTNEAEYQAFVKNERNEALIDRMILIKVPYNLRLSEEVKIYRKLLAESDLQGVHIAPHTLEVAAMFAILTRLEPPKHPNLTLMKKLRLYDGQPVEGFSPRDVREMREAAEREGMTGVSPRYVINCLSSAVIRAENRCLGPLAALRALRDGLDHHTGLTREQRERYLNLIHETRREYDEIAKNEVNRAFVYSFEETARNLFNNYLDHIEAFCNKTKLRDPITEEERDPDEKLMRSIEEQIGVPESAKKAFREEILLRLSALARRGQKFDYTSHDRLREAIEKKLFSDLRNVVKITTSAAHPDEEQLKRINQVVQRLCDRQGYCPACANEVVRYVGQLLGR, encoded by the coding sequence ATGGGGACGAACCTGCACGAGCTCCTCCGCCGCCACCGGGAAGAGGAGGCCCGCCTGCGCTGGGAGGGGACCTTTGCCGAGTACCTGGAGATCGTGCGCCGGCGGCCGGAGGTCGCCCGGCTCAGCCACGCCCGGCTCTTCGACATGCTGCGGGCGGCGGGGGTGACGGAGGCGGAAGAGGGCGGCGACGGCGAGCGGCGGCCGCGGCAGATCCACTTCTTCGACGGCCAGCTCTTCGGCCTGGAGGAACCGCTCAACCAGCTCTACGACTACCTGGAGTCCGCGGCCCGGCGGCTGGAGGTGCGCAAGCGCATCCTGCTCCTCATGGGGCCCGTGGGCGGCGGCAAATCGACCATCGTCACCCTGCTCAAGCGCGGGCTGGAGCGCTATACCCGCACGGAAGAGGGGGCGGTCTACGCGCTCAAGGGTTGCCCCATGCACGAGGAGCCGCTGCACCTGATCCCCGAGTCCCTGCGGCCCCAGGTCAGCCAGGAACTGGGCGTGCACATCGAGGGCAGCCTGTGCCCCGTCTGCCGCTACCGGCTGGAGGAGGAGTACGGCGGGGACATCGCCCGCTTCCCGGTGGAGCGCATCGTCTTCTCCGAGGCGGGCCGGGTGGGAATCGGCACCTTCACCCCGTCCGACGAGAAGTCCCAGGACATCGCCGAGCTGGTGGGGTCCATCGACCTCAGCACGGTGGGCGAGTACGGCACCGAGTCCCATCCCCTGGCCTACCGGTTCGACGGCGAGCTCAACGTGGCCAACCGCGGGCTGATGGAATTCGTCGAGCTGCTCAAGGCCCAGACGGAGTTCCTCTATGCGCTTCTCACCCTCTCCCAGGAGCAGTCCATCAAGACCGGCCGGTTTGCCATGATCTACGCCGACGAGGTGGTGATCGGCCACACCAATGAGGCGGAATACCAGGCCTTTGTCAAGAACGAGCGCAACGAGGCCCTGATCGACCGGATGATCCTGATCAAGGTGCCCTACAACCTGCGCCTGTCGGAGGAGGTGAAGATCTACCGCAAGCTCCTGGCGGAGAGCGACCTCCAGGGCGTGCACATCGCGCCCCACACCCTGGAGGTGGCGGCCATGTTCGCCATCCTGACGCGCCTGGAGCCGCCCAAGCACCCCAACCTGACCCTGATGAAGAAGCTCCGCCTGTACGACGGCCAGCCGGTGGAGGGATTCAGCCCGCGGGACGTGCGGGAGATGCGGGAGGCGGCTGAGCGGGAGGGCATGACCGGCGTTTCCCCCCGCTACGTGATCAACTGCCTGTCCAGCGCCGTGATCCGGGCGGAGAACCGCTGCCTGGGGCCCCTGGCCGCCCTGCGCGCCCTGCGGGACGGCCTCGACCACCACACCGGCCTGACCCGGGAGCAGCGGGAGCGCTACCTCAACCTGATCCACGAGACCCGGCGCGAGTACGACGAGATCGCCAAGAACGAGGTGAACCGGGCCTTCGTCTACTCCTTCGAAGAAACCGCCCGCAACCTGTTCAACAATTACCTCGACCACATCGAAGCCTTCTGCAACAAGACGAAGCTGCGCGATCCCATCACCGAGGAAGAGCGGGATCCCGACGAGAAGCTGATGCGCTCCATCGAAGAGCAGATCGGGGTGCCCGAGAGCGCCAAGAAGGCCTTCCGGGAGGAGATCCTGCTGCGGCTGTCGGCCCTGGCCCGGCGCGGGCAGAAGTTCGACTACACCTCCCACGACCGGCTGCGGGAGGCCATCGAGAAGAAGCTGTTCAGCGACCTGCGCAACGTGGTGAAGATCACCACTTCGGCCGCCCACCCCGACGAGGAACAGCTCAAGCGGATCAACCAGGTGGTCCAGCGGCTGTGCGACCGCCAGGGCTACTGCCCGGCTTGCGCCAACGAGGTGGTTCGCTATGTCGGACAGCTGCTGGGCCGGTGA
- the pfkA gene encoding 6-phosphofructokinase: protein MKRIALLTSGGDAPGMNAAVRAVVRRALASGCQAVGVQEGYAGLIEGRMEELDHRAVGDIIHRGGTILRTARSQAFRTPEGQERALEQLRRHGIDGLVAIGGDGTLRGALALHRRGFPVAGIPATIDNDLAGTDVTIGFDTAVNTVLEAINRVRDTATAHGRTFVIEVMGRHSGQIALMAGLAGGAESILVPEVPYDLDDICARLLRGRQRGKRHSIIVVAEGAARGFEVAQAIEARTGLETRVTVLGHIQRGGTPSGRDRLVASILGAAAVEVLLGGRSGVMVGVRGDGWMATPIEEVLATPRPLPAGWMELAEVLAR from the coding sequence GTGAAGCGCATCGCACTTCTGACCAGCGGCGGGGATGCGCCCGGGATGAACGCGGCCGTGCGCGCCGTGGTGCGGCGCGCCCTGGCCAGCGGCTGCCAGGCGGTGGGCGTGCAGGAAGGCTACGCCGGCCTGATCGAGGGGCGCATGGAGGAACTGGACCACCGCGCCGTGGGCGACATCATCCACCGCGGGGGCACCATCCTGCGCACGGCGCGCAGCCAGGCCTTCCGCACGCCGGAAGGCCAGGAGCGCGCCCTGGAACAGCTGCGCCGGCACGGCATCGACGGCCTGGTGGCCATCGGCGGCGACGGCACCCTGCGCGGCGCGCTGGCCCTGCACCGGCGCGGCTTCCCGGTGGCCGGCATCCCCGCCACCATCGACAACGACCTGGCGGGCACCGACGTCACCATCGGCTTTGACACGGCGGTCAACACCGTGCTCGAAGCCATCAACCGGGTGCGGGATACGGCCACCGCCCACGGCCGGACCTTCGTCATCGAGGTGATGGGGCGGCATAGCGGCCAGATCGCCCTGATGGCCGGCCTGGCCGGTGGTGCCGAGTCCATCCTGGTCCCCGAGGTACCCTACGACCTGGACGACATCTGCGCCCGCCTTCTGCGCGGGCGCCAGCGCGGCAAGCGCCACAGCATCATCGTCGTGGCGGAGGGCGCCGCCCGCGGCTTCGAAGTGGCCCAGGCCATCGAGGCCCGCACGGGCCTGGAGACCCGGGTCACGGTCCTGGGGCACATCCAGCGAGGGGGCACGCCGTCGGGCCGCGACCGCCTGGTCGCCAGCATCCTCGGGGCCGCGGCCGTGGAGGTCCTGCTCGGCGGCCGGTCGGGCGTCATGGTGGGCGTGCGGGGCGACGGCTGGATGGCCACCCCCATCGAGGAAGTCCTGGCCACGCCGCGCCCGCTGCCGGCGGGGTGGATGGAGCTGGCCGAGGTCCTGGCCCGCTGA
- a CDS encoding DUF1657 domain-containing protein, whose amino-acid sequence MTVGLKMQQTLASAESILADLKSYQLETQDQQAKQLFRDLANQMEQTVNGLKQRLQQIQQQEPQYKQK is encoded by the coding sequence GTGACGGTCGGCCTGAAGATGCAGCAGACGCTGGCCAGCGCCGAGAGCATCCTTGCCGATCTGAAGAGCTACCAGCTGGAGACCCAGGACCAGCAGGCCAAGCAGCTGTTCCGGGACCTGGCCAACCAGATGGAGCAGACCGTCAACGGCCTCAAGCAGCGGCTGCAGCAGATCCAGCAGCAGGAGCCCCAGTACAAGCAGAAGTAA
- a CDS encoding alpha/beta hydrolase encodes MRGDLGDLGVGTGRRPRLRRWLGWSLVALLALAMAACVAISWQVGLGLIHPEREPVTADPASRGLDYENVAFTSRDGIRLEGWFLPATGGVAPRTVIFAHGYGKNRLQDDVPALDVAAALVRAGFNVLMFDFRNSGSSGGDRTTVGQEEVQDLAAAVEWVRATYGPDQAVGLLGWSMGAVTAILTAGGAEPVQAVVADAPFADLRTYLEENLSHWTGLPEFPFNWLIRTLLPPLAGVHPERVRPLEAVTRMAPTPLLLIHGTADTVIGPHHSRQLALAAERSGVPVELWEVEGAGHVKSYATAPEAYLQRVVAFFESHLGGPSGRQG; translated from the coding sequence GTGAGAGGGGACCTGGGCGACCTGGGGGTCGGAACGGGCCGCAGGCCGCGCCTGCGGCGGTGGCTAGGGTGGAGCCTGGTGGCGCTTCTTGCGCTGGCCATGGCGGCCTGCGTGGCCATTTCCTGGCAGGTGGGGCTGGGGCTGATCCATCCCGAGCGGGAGCCCGTGACGGCCGATCCCGCCAGCCGCGGCCTAGACTATGAGAACGTCGCCTTCACCAGCCGCGACGGGATCCGGCTTGAGGGCTGGTTCCTCCCCGCGACGGGCGGCGTGGCCCCGCGGACCGTGATCTTCGCCCACGGCTACGGGAAGAACCGGCTGCAGGACGACGTGCCCGCCCTGGACGTGGCGGCGGCCCTGGTCCGGGCGGGGTTCAACGTCCTGATGTTCGACTTCCGCAACAGCGGCAGTTCGGGCGGCGACCGCACCACCGTGGGCCAGGAGGAGGTGCAGGACCTGGCCGCGGCGGTGGAGTGGGTCCGCGCCACCTACGGGCCGGACCAGGCGGTGGGCCTGCTGGGCTGGTCCATGGGGGCGGTGACGGCCATCCTCACCGCGGGCGGGGCCGAACCGGTGCAGGCCGTGGTGGCCGACGCGCCCTTCGCCGACCTGCGCACCTACCTGGAGGAGAACCTGTCCCACTGGACCGGCCTGCCCGAGTTTCCCTTCAACTGGCTGATCCGCACCCTGCTGCCCCCGCTGGCTGGCGTCCACCCCGAGCGGGTGCGGCCCTTGGAGGCCGTGACCCGGATGGCGCCCACCCCCCTGCTGCTGATCCACGGCACCGCGGACACGGTGATCGGCCCCCACCACAGCCGCCAGCTGGCCCTGGCGGCCGAGCGCTCGGGGGTGCCGGTGGAGCTCTGGGAGGTGGAGGGGGCGGGGCACGTCAAGTCGTACGCCACGGCGCCGGAGGCGTACCTGCAGCGGGTCGTCGCCTTTTTCGAAAGCCACCTGGGCGGCCCGTCCGGCCGGCAGGGGTAG